One window of Chloroflexus aggregans DSM 9485 genomic DNA carries:
- a CDS encoding PQQ-dependent sugar dehydrogenase yields MRYTIWFIVLGTIALTACTVASNNPTAQPTLPPTTPVATQTVPIPTVPPTSVPIQPSVDPPTSTPTAAIDPITLTYSLEKIADNFRRPTHLTNAGDGSRRLFVVEQEGQIWVIYDGQRLSEPFLDLRAQVGSRGNEQGLLSIAFHPQFANNGRFFVNYTDRNGDTVVAEYRVSTDPNRADPASGRELLRIDQPAANHNGGLLLFGPDGYLYIGTGDGGGAGDPLDAGQRLDTLLGKLLRIDVDKGQPYAIPADNPFLNRNGALPEIWAYGLRNPWRFTFDAVDNILFIADVGQNAWEEVNAVPANAAGLNYGWRLMEGEQCYRPATCDPSGLVMPVTVYPHDSAIGGCSVTGGEVYRGIRQPALTGVYFYADFCTGNLWALWRNTGEWRHALVARLNLQTTSFGLDEDGEIYLLDRAGSVYRLVAGE; encoded by the coding sequence ATGCGCTACACAATTTGGTTCATCGTTCTTGGTACTATTGCTCTAACGGCTTGTACCGTCGCCTCCAATAACCCAACAGCACAACCCACCTTGCCGCCCACGACACCGGTCGCCACACAAACCGTTCCTATCCCAACCGTGCCACCAACCTCGGTACCTATACAGCCATCGGTAGATCCACCCACATCCACACCGACAGCAGCCATCGATCCGATCACCCTCACCTATTCGCTCGAGAAGATTGCCGATAACTTTCGTCGTCCAACCCACCTCACGAACGCTGGAGATGGTAGTCGGCGCTTATTTGTGGTCGAACAGGAAGGACAGATTTGGGTTATATACGATGGACAACGGCTCAGTGAACCGTTTCTCGATCTGCGCGCGCAAGTGGGATCGCGCGGAAACGAGCAGGGCTTACTGAGCATCGCCTTCCATCCCCAATTTGCCAACAATGGTCGCTTTTTTGTCAATTATACCGACCGAAATGGTGATACGGTCGTTGCTGAATACCGAGTCAGTACCGATCCCAATCGGGCCGATCCGGCGAGTGGCCGCGAATTGCTACGGATCGACCAGCCGGCAGCCAATCACAACGGCGGTTTACTCTTGTTTGGCCCAGATGGTTATCTCTATATCGGTACAGGTGATGGTGGCGGCGCCGGCGACCCACTCGACGCCGGGCAACGGCTCGATACGCTGTTAGGTAAACTCTTACGGATCGATGTTGATAAGGGCCAGCCGTATGCTATTCCTGCCGATAACCCCTTCCTCAACCGCAACGGTGCTTTACCGGAGATTTGGGCTTACGGCTTACGTAACCCATGGCGTTTTACCTTCGACGCGGTTGATAACATTCTCTTTATCGCCGATGTTGGTCAAAATGCGTGGGAAGAGGTCAATGCTGTACCGGCGAATGCTGCCGGCCTCAATTATGGTTGGCGATTGATGGAAGGTGAACAATGCTACCGACCGGCGACGTGTGATCCGAGTGGGTTGGTCATGCCGGTCACCGTCTATCCACACGACAGCGCCATCGGTGGTTGTTCGGTAACCGGCGGTGAAGTGTATCGCGGTATACGCCAACCGGCACTCACCGGCGTCTACTTCTATGCCGACTTTTGTACCGGTAATCTGTGGGCTTTGTGGAGGAATACGGGCGAATGGCGACACGCACTGGTGGCACGCCTGAACCTTCAGACGACTTCGTTTGGGTTAGATGAGGATGGCGAAATCTACCTGCTCGACCGTGCCGGCAGTGTGTACCGACTCGTAGCGGGTGAGTGA
- a CDS encoding helicase C-terminal domain-containing protein yields MNNRIYVAIDVETTGLQSGLDEIIEVAAVTFRGRDILDRFERLVRPRQSVPLKITRLTGIDPAALAQAPRFNEIGADLARFIGNRPIVGHSIGFDLMMLRAQGMNFNQPIYDTFELATLLLPQATSYKLSALAARLGIPHPDAHRALNDAEVAAQLFAVLSERMLQLDLATLGEMVRLMSKIGLPLRDLFEEALRQKARNAFLEPIAAPPEPADALTPEPTPLRPTGDQRPLDLDAIGAFFSPDGPFGRTFPGYEARPPQVEMARAVAAAFNCSEPLMVEAGTGTGKSMAYLVPAALYATQRGERVVISTNTINLQDQLYNKDIPDLQRIFAAAGLPPFRAALLKGRSNYLCLKRYHELRRSENLTVEEVRALLKIQLWLPSTTSGDRTELPLIDREQAAWNKLNVTVETCTGSRCPHFRECYFFRARRAAEASHLVVVNHALLIADLAAASQVLPPYDHLIIDEAHNLEDVATDQLSFNLDQAGLLKFLDDLFQTGGVQVVSGLLSELPTVLNEIGGGGAAGERINAAIERMRPTLIRARTAIYDCFNLLTRFVQLDTEAGQYDPRLRLTKSVRQRPEWQAITQAWQNLNDILAAIGNELAVIEEQVRELNETTGALNDVLVRTEVLRRFATDVRVRSGHIIFGDDDSICWLTYDRQRDTLTLTAAPLSVAEILQSQLFAQKQTSILASATLSITGDFSFVKSRIGLDECTELMLDSPFDYAQQALVYIPNDIPEPNQRGYQQMIEQAIVDLAVAAEGRMLALFTASNALRQTYTAIQEPLEDHRIGVMAQGIDGSRRALVDRLKEFPRSVLLGTNSFWEGVDVVGDALSVLVITKLPFAVPTDPVVAARSEQFADPFNEYSVPQSILRFKQGFGRLIRSRDDRGIVVVLDRRLLTKKYGQQFLDSLPHTRVRTGPLAQLPGLVARFLRGGRS; encoded by the coding sequence ATGAACAACCGTATTTACGTTGCGATTGATGTTGAAACGACCGGTCTACAAAGCGGTCTTGATGAAATTATCGAAGTAGCGGCCGTTACTTTTCGTGGACGCGACATTCTCGACCGCTTTGAGCGACTGGTACGTCCACGACAATCGGTACCACTCAAAATTACGCGCTTGACCGGCATTGACCCGGCGGCGCTGGCGCAGGCTCCTCGTTTCAACGAAATTGGCGCCGATCTGGCCCGCTTTATCGGTAATCGCCCGATTGTTGGCCATTCAATTGGGTTTGATCTGATGATGCTGCGGGCGCAGGGCATGAACTTCAACCAGCCTATCTATGACACGTTTGAGCTGGCGACCCTCCTTTTACCGCAAGCAACAAGCTATAAGTTATCGGCATTGGCCGCCCGACTCGGTATTCCTCATCCTGATGCCCATCGTGCCCTTAATGATGCTGAAGTCGCGGCCCAGCTCTTTGCGGTGCTGAGCGAGCGGATGCTCCAACTCGATCTGGCGACGTTGGGCGAGATGGTGCGATTGATGAGCAAGATCGGGTTGCCATTACGCGATCTCTTTGAAGAGGCCTTGCGCCAAAAGGCGCGGAATGCTTTTCTCGAACCAATCGCTGCGCCACCGGAACCAGCCGATGCGCTGACTCCTGAACCAACGCCTTTACGGCCAACCGGTGATCAGCGTCCGCTCGATCTCGACGCCATCGGTGCATTCTTCAGCCCCGATGGCCCGTTCGGTCGGACCTTCCCCGGCTACGAAGCGCGTCCACCACAAGTCGAGATGGCCCGTGCAGTAGCCGCAGCATTCAACTGCAGTGAGCCATTAATGGTGGAAGCAGGTACCGGTACCGGTAAAAGTATGGCCTATCTTGTGCCGGCAGCGTTGTACGCAACCCAACGAGGCGAGCGGGTTGTGATTTCGACCAACACGATCAATCTGCAAGATCAACTTTACAATAAAGACATTCCCGACTTGCAACGAATCTTTGCCGCTGCCGGTTTGCCACCGTTTCGGGCTGCGCTGCTCAAGGGGCGGAGCAATTACCTCTGCCTCAAACGCTACCATGAATTACGTCGTAGTGAGAATCTTACGGTCGAAGAGGTTCGCGCGCTGCTCAAGATTCAACTCTGGCTCCCCTCTACCACCAGTGGCGATCGTACCGAATTACCGTTGATCGATCGTGAACAGGCGGCTTGGAATAAGCTGAACGTGACGGTGGAGACATGCACCGGTAGTCGTTGTCCGCATTTTCGTGAGTGCTATTTTTTCCGCGCCCGCCGAGCCGCCGAGGCATCCCACTTGGTGGTGGTGAATCATGCTCTTCTGATTGCGGATTTGGCAGCGGCGTCGCAAGTACTGCCACCTTACGATCATCTGATTATCGATGAAGCGCATAACTTGGAGGATGTGGCAACCGATCAGCTCAGCTTCAATCTCGACCAAGCCGGCTTGCTGAAGTTTCTCGATGATCTGTTCCAGACCGGTGGCGTGCAGGTGGTAAGTGGCTTGCTTAGCGAGCTGCCGACGGTGTTGAACGAAATCGGTGGCGGTGGTGCGGCTGGTGAACGGATCAATGCAGCGATTGAACGGATGCGTCCGACGTTAATTCGGGCCCGTACTGCGATCTACGATTGTTTTAACCTGCTTACCCGCTTCGTCCAGCTTGATACCGAGGCTGGTCAATACGATCCGCGCTTGCGGTTGACGAAGAGTGTACGGCAGCGGCCAGAATGGCAAGCGATTACGCAGGCCTGGCAGAATTTGAACGATATACTGGCCGCAATTGGCAACGAGCTGGCCGTGATCGAAGAGCAGGTGCGTGAGTTGAACGAGACAACCGGCGCACTCAACGATGTGCTGGTACGCACCGAGGTGCTACGCCGGTTTGCGACCGATGTTCGGGTACGTAGCGGTCACATCATCTTCGGCGATGATGATAGTATCTGCTGGTTGACGTATGATCGTCAACGCGATACGCTTACGCTAACGGCAGCCCCGCTAAGTGTAGCAGAGATTTTGCAGAGCCAACTGTTTGCACAAAAGCAGACGAGTATTCTCGCTTCGGCTACCCTGAGCATTACCGGCGATTTCAGCTTCGTCAAGAGTCGGATCGGGCTTGACGAATGCACCGAGCTGATGCTAGATTCGCCGTTCGATTATGCTCAGCAAGCGCTGGTCTATATTCCCAATGATATTCCTGAACCGAATCAGCGTGGGTATCAGCAGATGATCGAGCAGGCCATCGTCGATCTCGCCGTGGCTGCCGAGGGGCGGATGTTGGCGTTGTTTACTGCATCAAATGCATTACGCCAAACTTACACAGCTATTCAAGAGCCGCTTGAAGACCACAGGATCGGGGTTATGGCCCAAGGGATTGACGGCTCGCGGCGGGCATTGGTTGATCGCCTGAAGGAGTTTCCCCGTTCGGTGCTGCTCGGTACGAATAGCTTCTGGGAAGGGGTGGATGTTGTTGGCGACGCGCTATCGGTGCTTGTGATTACGAAGCTCCCCTTCGCTGTACCGACCGATCCGGTGGTGGCAGCACGGAGTGAGCAATTTGCCGATCCGTTTAACGAATACAGTGTACCGCAGAGTATTCTGCGGTTTAAGCAGGGTTTTGGGCGTTTGATCCGCTCGCGTGACGATCGCGGGATTGTCGTAGTACTTGACCGACGCCTGCTTACGAAGAAGTATGGGCAGCAATTCCTCGATTCATTGCCGCATACGCGGGTACGGACCGGGCCGCTGGCACAGTTGCCGGGATTGGTAGCGCGATTTTTGCGCGGTGGGCGCTCGTAG
- a CDS encoding alpha/beta fold hydrolase, protein MTYKSLLPLLPIQPTFFTWRDEEVAMYQTGTGQPVLLIHSINAAASVFEMREPFQRLSQHFQVHACDLLGYGNSSRPQWRYRAAIYVDLIQALIERIGTPTAPVAVIASSLGAAYAVVAAAHRPELVSRLVLICPTGIGQLDRSPGIGAYTIYQYLRSPIGRILYRLLTTRTSIRLFLTRQAYANPANVTRERIEAYYRTCRQPGAYYAPICFLSGLLNCNIAQAFARLTIPTLLVWGSDATISPLRLVSNFVRSRTGVKVVTIAQASLLVQDEQPEAFIAQVTPFLVGNTSR, encoded by the coding sequence GCGAGATGAAGAGGTTGCCATGTACCAGACCGGCACCGGTCAACCGGTATTGCTCATCCACAGCATCAATGCTGCTGCATCGGTTTTCGAGATGCGTGAACCATTTCAACGGTTAAGCCAGCACTTTCAGGTGCATGCCTGCGACTTGTTAGGCTACGGAAACTCGAGCCGCCCACAATGGCGTTATCGCGCTGCGATCTACGTCGATCTGATCCAGGCGTTGATCGAACGCATCGGCACTCCAACTGCCCCAGTTGCCGTGATCGCCAGTTCACTCGGCGCTGCCTACGCGGTCGTAGCCGCAGCACATCGGCCTGAATTGGTCAGTCGGCTGGTCTTGATCTGTCCAACCGGGATCGGTCAACTCGACCGTAGTCCCGGTATTGGTGCGTATACGATCTACCAATACCTTCGCAGCCCAATCGGCAGGATTCTCTATCGGCTCCTCACTACGCGCACCAGCATTCGTCTTTTTCTCACCAGACAGGCCTACGCCAATCCGGCAAATGTCACCCGTGAACGCATCGAGGCATACTACCGCACCTGTCGTCAACCCGGAGCTTACTATGCTCCGATCTGTTTTCTTAGTGGGCTGCTCAACTGCAACATTGCCCAAGCATTTGCCCGATTGACAATCCCAACCCTCCTGGTCTGGGGCAGCGATGCAACCATCAGCCCGTTACGGCTGGTCAGCAACTTTGTTCGTAGCCGTACCGGGGTCAAGGTGGTCACGATCGCACAAGCTAGTCTGCTGGTGCAAGACGAGCAACCGGAAGCATTCATCGCACAGGTTACGCCTTTCTTGGTCGGTAACACGTCACGTTGA